The Polyangium mundeleinium genome contains the following window.
CTCTGTGGAGGACGTGGCGCTTCGCGTCGCAGCGCACGCAGAGCGAACGCTCCGGACGCGCGCGCGGCGGGTGATCAACGCGACGGGCGTCGTGCTGCACACGAACCTCGGTCGTGCGCCGCTCGGCGCGCGCGTGGCCGAGGCGCTCGCGAGCTCGGCGGCTGGGTACACGTCGATCGAGATCGATCTCGCGACAGGCCGGCGCGGGCGTCGCGGCGCGTTCGCGGAGGATGCGCTGTGCGAGCTGTCGGGCGCGGAGGCGGCGCTCGTCGTGAACAACAACGCCGCGGCCGTGCTCCTGATGCTCGGCGCGCTCGCGGCGGGCCGGCCCGTGGTGGTGTCGCGGGGCGAGCTCGTGGAGATCGGCGGAGGGTTTCGGGTGCCCGAGGTGATGGCGCGATCAGGCGCGCGGCTCGTCGAGGTGGGCACGACGAACAAGACGCGGATCGCGGACTACGCGCGCGCGCTCGACGCCGCACCCGACGCCGCGGCGATCCTGCGCGTGCACCAAGGCAACTTCCGGCAGGTGGGTTTTGTCGAGCGGCCGGAGCATCGGGCGCTCGCGGCGCTCGCGCACGAGCGGAAGGTGCTCTTGCTGGAGGACCTGGGCGGCGGCGCGATCGTGGATCTCGAGCCGCTCGGGCTCTCGGGCGAGCCGAGCGTGCGGAGCTCGGTCGAGGCGGGATCCGACGTGGTTTGTTTCAGCACCGACAAAGTGCTGGGCGGGCCGCAGGGCGGGGCGATCGTGGGGCGCGCCGATCTCGTGGCGGCGTGCCGGAAAGATCCGTTGGCGCGAGCCCTGCGTCTCGGTCGCCTCCCGCTCGTCGCGCTCGAAGCGACGCTCGCCGCGTACCTCGAAGGGGACCTCGACGCGATCCCGACGCTGGCCGCGCTACGCGCGCCGCTCTCCGCCGTGCGCGCGCGGGCCGAGCGGATCCAGGGCGAGCTCGCGCGCCAGGGCGTGACGTCGTCCGTCGTGGAGCTCGGCGGCGCCGTGGGGGGAGGCGCGTGCGCCGAGGAGCCGCTGCCCTCGTTTGGTGTGGCGCTCGAAGCGGCGGGCGGAGAGCTCGCGACGATCGCGGAGCGTCTCCGCGTG
Protein-coding sequences here:
- the selA gene encoding L-seryl-tRNA(Sec) selenium transferase translates to MGEEETRGTGGADLRGIPRVDRVLASPSLTQVKQRLGVAALTRLVRRALDEARDAVRGGGPCPSVEDVALRVAAHAERTLRTRARRVINATGVVLHTNLGRAPLGARVAEALASSAAGYTSIEIDLATGRRGRRGAFAEDALCELSGAEAALVVNNNAAAVLLMLGALAAGRPVVVSRGELVEIGGGFRVPEVMARSGARLVEVGTTNKTRIADYARALDAAPDAAAILRVHQGNFRQVGFVERPEHRALAALAHERKVLLLEDLGGGAIVDLEPLGLSGEPSVRSSVEAGSDVVCFSTDKVLGGPQGGAIVGRADLVAACRKDPLARALRLGRLPLVALEATLAAYLEGDLDAIPTLAALRAPLSAVRARAERIQGELARQGVTSSVVELGGAVGGGACAEEPLPSFGVALEAAGGELATIAERLRVGEPSVLPRVQEGRIFFDVRTLLDGEDAPLTAAIVNAVKG